From the genome of Vicia villosa cultivar HV-30 ecotype Madison, WI linkage group LG2, Vvil1.0, whole genome shotgun sequence, one region includes:
- the LOC131646602 gene encoding uncharacterized protein At4g02000-like, whose protein sequence is MEATLKGGPWIFGNHLLIIERVQIGVQLENIHMFHVEIWVQVHNLSTSQMLEKLSKTIANFIGTFVEYDKNNNSSFWRQYMRLRVKVDVRQPLKKNTRVKNKGGEWCTFIFKYENLGLFYFVCGVLGHSEQRCEVRFAVDEDNGSWG, encoded by the coding sequence ATGGAGGCAACGTTGAAAGGAGGGCCGTGGATTTTCGGCAATCACTTACTGATCATTGAGAGAGTGCAAATTGGGGTGCAGCTGGAGAATATCCATATGTTCCATGTTGAAATTTGGGTTCAGGTTCATAATCTTTCGACGAGTCAGATGTTGGAGAAGTTGAGCAAAACAATTGCAAATTTTATCGGTACTTTTGTGGAGTATGACAAGAACAACAACTCAAGCTTCTGGAGGCAGTATATGCGTTTGAGAGTGAAAGTAGATGTCCGACAACCATTAAAAAAGAATACCAGAGTTAAGAATAAAGGCGGAGAGTGGTGTACATTTATTTTTAAGTATGAAAATTTGggtctcttttattttgtttgtggAGTTTTGGGACATTCTGAACAGAGGTGCGAAGTTCGGTTCGCCGTGGATGAGGATAATGGTAGTTGGGGATAG